One Desulfonatronum sp. SC1 genomic region harbors:
- a CDS encoding 4Fe-4S dicluster domain-containing protein: protein MQGKTFFIDLTKCTACRGCQVACKQWKKLPAEETKNWGSFQNPKDLSFNTLKLVRFSEVEENGEFKHWFFFPDQCRHCVHPPCKMVGDMYDDTAILHDPETGAILFTERTRDLDGEEIRTSCPYDIPRWDDTKVQAKCDMCLDRVQNGLLPACVLSCPTGTMHFGDREEMLELAKKRLAEVRAYRPKAVLVDPEDTRVVYLCEETPRKYHGYAMAEADVPGTLSRKRVLAAVASPVRHLFG from the coding sequence ATGCAAGGAAAAACGTTTTTCATCGATCTGACCAAGTGCACGGCCTGTCGGGGCTGCCAGGTGGCCTGCAAGCAATGGAAGAAGCTGCCCGCCGAGGAAACCAAAAACTGGGGCTCGTTCCAGAACCCCAAGGATCTGTCCTTCAACACGTTGAAGTTGGTCCGGTTCTCTGAAGTGGAGGAGAACGGGGAGTTCAAGCACTGGTTCTTCTTTCCGGACCAGTGCCGACATTGCGTGCATCCGCCGTGCAAGATGGTTGGCGACATGTATGACGACACGGCCATCCTGCACGATCCGGAAACCGGCGCGATCCTTTTCACGGAACGCACCAGGGATCTGGACGGCGAGGAGATCCGGACGTCCTGCCCCTACGATATTCCCCGCTGGGATGATACCAAGGTGCAGGCCAAGTGCGACATGTGTCTGGATCGGGTGCAGAACGGGCTGTTGCCTGCTTGCGTACTGTCCTGTCCCACCGGGACGATGCATTTTGGGGACCGTGAGGAAATGCTGGAATTGGCCAAGAAGCGTCTGGCCGAAGTACGGGCCTACCGACCAAAAGCCGTGCTGGTTGATCCGGAGGATACACGGGTCGTCTATCTGTGCGAAGAAACCCCCCGCAAGTATCACGGCTATGCCATGGCCGAGGCGGACGTTCCTGGAACGCTGAGCCGGAAAAGGGTGCTGGCCGCCGTGGCCTCGCCCGTCCGGCATCTGTTTGGATAA
- the fdnG gene encoding formate dehydrogenase-N subunit alpha, translating to MQINRRNFLKFSAVTGSALAFGGLGFNLRPAVAKAELSKLRDAKETTSVCCYCSVGCGLIVHTALGGKGRTVNVEGDPDHPISEGSLCAKGASVYQLAENENRVTKVLYRAPYGDKWEEKTWDWAIDRIARKVKEARDQTFVTTNAQGQVVNRADGIAHVGSAALDTEECWYLQGLMRSLGLVYIEHQARLCHSSSVPSLAESFGRGAMTNHYNDLMNSDCILMMGGNPAECHPVSFKWIMKAKERGATLISVDPRFNRTSSKADIYAPMRSGTDIPFLGGMIKYILDNNLYFKDYVTNYTNAAFLVNPKFGFTDGLFSGWDPEKNAYDKSTWTYQLDDKGVPKRDLSLKDKNCVFQLLGKHFDRYTLDRVSETTGTPKDKLLEVYKAYSATGKPDKSGTNTYAMGWTQHTIAVQLIRTMAMIQLLLGNVGNAGGGVNALRGEANVQGSTDSALLYHIIPAYNPAPRAVWPTLADYNKANTPVSHDPKSANWWQNRPKYIASLLKAMYPDKAPEESYNYMPRLDVGQDCSWLVMFDHMLQGKFKGLFAWGMNPAVSGAHSNKTREAMTKLDWLVNVNIFQNETGSFWHGPGMDPSKVKTEVFMLPAAVFYEKEGSITNSGRWAQWRYAGPEPLGESKPDGDMMVMLIKRLKELYQEEGGAFPDPVDGFTLDAVVTDGKFDPVKMAKLHNGYFLTDKKIGDATYKAGTQVPGFALLQDDGSTACANWLYCGSFTEAGNLMARRDKTQTEMQANIGLFPNWAWAWPVNRRVLYNRASVDQQGMPFAPQKAVIKWEQGKWIGDVPDGPWAPSERHPFIMTTEGFGRLFGPGLVDGPFPEHYEPLECPFETQLFSSQLHNPTALHFSGPLDKRAVCDPRYPFVGTTYRVTEHWQTGVMTRWTPWLLECQPQMFAEIDPELAKLRGIANGEKVIVESIRGQVECVAIVTPRLKPYKVMGQSLHMVGVPWHYGWVHPKDGGDAANLLTPAVGDPNTGIPETKAFMVNIRKA from the coding sequence ATGCAGATCAACCGCAGAAACTTCCTCAAGTTTTCGGCCGTAACCGGTTCGGCCCTGGCTTTCGGCGGACTGGGATTCAATCTCAGGCCTGCCGTGGCCAAGGCTGAATTATCGAAATTGCGGGACGCCAAGGAGACAACCTCGGTCTGTTGCTACTGTTCCGTGGGCTGTGGCCTGATCGTCCACACGGCCCTTGGCGGGAAAGGGCGGACCGTCAACGTGGAAGGGGATCCGGATCATCCCATCAGCGAGGGATCGCTGTGCGCCAAGGGGGCCTCGGTCTATCAACTGGCCGAGAACGAGAACCGGGTGACCAAGGTGCTCTACCGCGCGCCCTACGGCGACAAGTGGGAGGAAAAAACGTGGGATTGGGCCATTGATCGGATCGCCCGTAAGGTCAAGGAGGCCAGGGATCAGACCTTCGTGACGACCAATGCCCAGGGGCAGGTGGTCAACCGTGCGGACGGGATCGCCCATGTGGGGTCAGCGGCTCTGGATACCGAGGAGTGCTGGTACCTCCAGGGTCTGATGCGTAGCCTGGGGCTGGTGTACATCGAGCACCAGGCCAGATTGTGCCACAGCTCCAGCGTACCGTCCCTGGCCGAGTCCTTTGGTCGCGGGGCCATGACCAATCATTACAACGACCTGATGAACAGCGATTGCATCCTGATGATGGGCGGGAATCCGGCGGAATGTCATCCGGTTTCCTTCAAATGGATCATGAAGGCCAAGGAGCGGGGCGCGACGTTGATCAGCGTGGACCCGCGCTTCAACCGGACCTCCAGCAAAGCCGACATCTATGCCCCAATGCGCTCCGGTACGGACATTCCCTTTCTGGGGGGGATGATCAAGTATATTTTGGACAATAACCTGTATTTCAAGGACTATGTCACCAATTACACAAATGCCGCTTTTCTGGTTAACCCAAAATTCGGCTTTACGGACGGGCTGTTTTCAGGCTGGGATCCGGAGAAAAACGCTTACGACAAGTCCACCTGGACCTATCAGTTGGACGACAAGGGGGTGCCCAAGCGCGATTTGTCTTTGAAGGATAAGAACTGCGTCTTTCAACTGCTCGGGAAGCATTTCGACCGCTACACCCTGGACCGGGTCTCCGAGACCACCGGTACGCCCAAGGACAAGCTTCTTGAAGTCTACAAGGCCTACTCGGCCACGGGGAAGCCGGACAAGTCCGGGACCAACACCTACGCCATGGGCTGGACACAGCACACCATCGCGGTCCAGTTGATTCGAACCATGGCCATGATCCAGCTCCTTCTGGGCAACGTGGGCAACGCCGGTGGCGGAGTGAACGCCCTGCGCGGCGAGGCCAATGTCCAGGGCTCCACGGACAGCGCCCTGCTTTATCATATCATCCCGGCCTACAATCCCGCTCCCCGGGCGGTCTGGCCCACGCTGGCCGATTACAACAAGGCCAACACTCCCGTCAGTCACGATCCCAAGAGCGCCAACTGGTGGCAGAACCGGCCCAAGTACATCGCCAGCCTGCTCAAGGCCATGTATCCGGACAAGGCGCCCGAGGAGAGCTACAACTACATGCCCCGGTTGGACGTGGGCCAGGACTGTTCCTGGCTGGTGATGTTCGACCACATGCTGCAAGGCAAGTTCAAGGGCCTGTTCGCCTGGGGCATGAACCCGGCCGTCAGCGGGGCGCATTCCAACAAGACCAGGGAGGCCATGACCAAGCTGGACTGGCTGGTCAACGTGAACATCTTCCAGAACGAGACAGGCTCCTTCTGGCACGGCCCGGGCATGGACCCCTCCAAGGTCAAGACCGAAGTCTTCATGCTCCCGGCCGCGGTGTTCTATGAGAAGGAAGGTTCCATCACCAATTCCGGGCGCTGGGCTCAGTGGCGTTACGCCGGCCCCGAGCCGTTGGGAGAGAGCAAGCCCGACGGGGACATGATGGTCATGCTGATCAAGCGGCTCAAGGAACTCTACCAGGAAGAAGGGGGCGCATTTCCCGATCCCGTGGACGGCTTTACCCTGGACGCCGTGGTCACGGACGGCAAGTTCGATCCGGTCAAGATGGCCAAGCTGCACAACGGCTACTTCCTCACCGACAAGAAGATCGGTGACGCGACCTACAAGGCCGGGACCCAGGTACCCGGCTTCGCGCTGCTCCAGGACGACGGCTCCACGGCCTGCGCCAACTGGCTGTACTGCGGGTCCTTCACCGAGGCCGGAAACCTGATGGCCCGCCGCGACAAGACCCAGACCGAGATGCAGGCCAACATCGGTCTGTTCCCCAACTGGGCCTGGGCCTGGCCGGTCAACCGACGGGTCCTGTACAATCGGGCTTCCGTGGACCAGCAGGGGATGCCATTTGCCCCGCAAAAAGCGGTCATCAAATGGGAGCAGGGCAAGTGGATCGGAGACGTGCCCGACGGCCCCTGGGCACCTTCGGAGAGACACCCCTTCATCATGACCACCGAGGGCTTCGGTCGTCTTTTTGGCCCGGGTCTGGTGGATGGACCGTTCCCTGAACACTACGAACCCTTGGAATGCCCCTTCGAGACCCAGCTCTTCTCCAGTCAGCTGCACAACCCCACGGCCCTGCATTTTTCCGGGCCGCTGGACAAGCGGGCGGTTTGTGATCCGCGCTACCCCTTCGTGGGCACAACGTATCGCGTCACCGAGCATTGGCAGACCGGGGTCATGACCCGCTGGACTCCCTGGCTTTTGGAGTGTCAGCCCCAGATGTTCGCGGAGATCGATCCGGAACTGGCCAAGCTCCGGGGCATCGCCAACGGGGAGAAGGTGATCGTGGAGAGCATCCGCGGCCAGGTGGAGTGCGTGGCCATCGTCACCCCCCGGCTGAAACCCTACAAGGTCATGGGGCAGAGCCTGCACATGGTCGGCGTGCCTTGGCACTACGGTTGGGTGCATCCCAAGGACGGCGGGGACGCGGCGAACCTGCTGACTCCTGCCGTGGGCGATCCGAACACCGGTATTCCGGAGACCAAGGCATTCATGGTCAATATCCGCAAAGCATAG